The DNA sequence ctgtacatgaaatatatttccaaaataactatcagcgggtgattagtgatcgatactgacgccaaaaatgcaatcagaaatttttttgtctgtctgtctgtctgtctgtctgtctgtctgtctgtctgtctgtctgtctgtctgtatgttctttatagaaataaaaaccactggacagatttcaacgaaacttggtacaattgttcttcatactcctgggcaggttatagtatacttttcatcacgctacgatcaataggagcagagcagtgaagggaaatgttgggaacaggagaacttactccattttttaagcttccgtcgcgtgtgcagccttaatggttaaagttacatagaaataatgtatgacggaaatgttttccttaaaattaattattaaataaatatttaacgacagcaaatgtctatctcttatggttgactcacaataacacgtataactcccgatagcttagcagttcggagctttctgattatatttatctactcttacgtttataacactctcattcattcattcattcattcatattataataaatctgtagaagggtcaattctgtacattgaaaatattgaaagaataaatagcaggggtgttactggatcgataccaaacccaaatatgtgattttttttgtctgtctgtctgtatgttcaggcatcacgtgaaaactaacggttcgatttcaatgaaacttggtcttattatcctgggcataaaataggatactttttatcctggaaaaatacgtagaaaaaaatctttatttttcagttttattctacagaacgcgagctcaacagcagtagctcaatagagggatctccttaattattatgggcttcgccgtatttgggtccaatagatatttataagatgtcattgtcagagttactcaaaatggagaaataaaacttccacgcgaagaccgacatccgcgcggacggagtcgcgggcgaaagctagtacataatataagcAATTAAAGATgagagatatttttatatgttttgtaacccttaaagcattaactgcctaaagaaatctgttgaaggcaaattggtggcggttaacgtgttaaaagaCGAAAAGTTCAGTTAAGGCACGTATCTATGAATTGACACAATTTTAGAAAATCCTCAAAGAAATATAATCATCTCAAATTTAGTCCCATCTGTGCGTAATATCATAACAAATGATAGAAACATCATATCAGTACAGAGAGATAAAATGTCAGCTGAGGTTAGAATGAAAGACTTATCTGATACGAGATCTTTTAGGCGTAGTACTTATGCAACTATTGGTCATGAGACAGAGCCTTGACCTAATTTTTAAGACAACTTATGGAACTTGGTCAATGACATTTAGAAGTATAGATTTCGATATATTAACTATACGCTTCAATGTTAATAACCTTAATCAGCCTGATTTCGATCCTGATCACATATACCTAGTAGTTGTTGAATACTTGTGTGAAGTTTTTTACTTAGACTTTGAGTTGACTACCACGGTAAAGAGTAGGACACCACAAAGGTAGCAAAATTCCGGCACCGAGCAGTAGTTGGAATAGGATGGATTTTGATAAGTAAGAATctgattaactaaaaatcacggtttactcatgtacaataatggagaaaagctctactagtttcgagacatagtaggctgcgcgacgccaCCTTGTCTTGGCACGCTGATCAtgacgaagagtccctctgtgactggaaactagtagagcttatttccattaatgtatgtgagtaaccagtgatttttagttaatttcgtatgtctcacgatagttattacaaaaagtaatttttaaccCTTTTTCTTTCGCTTCTCTTTCAGCGTCAATATACCTGTACTGCATGGGGACATTGATGTCATACCTCGTCGGCTGGTTCCTCACGTATAGAACAATTATTTGGCTGCAGCTGATACTCAGTATTGTGTGCACCGTCCTTATATTGTTGGTTGTGGAGAGCCCTGTGTACTTGTTGAAGAAGAATAGGGAAGAGGTGAGTTCAATCTATTGTTTATTCGGTATTTCTCAGATGTTGGTGGAAGTAAGCTGGGTGATAGAACAGGGTTTAGTATTTTACGAGATGGCTGAACAGACGAGTTGAAACGCACGCACGCACATTTAATTAACGTTTAGTGTGTATATTATACTACAGCTATTGCTAATTAAGTATGTTGTGAGTCCCGTGTAATAGAGAAATTCATCCAAAAAATCATGACTTGATGTTCAGaaactactttaaacgtaaagcaaactcatactaagggtacaaaacCAGACTAATAGATACTTAAATATGAATTCCAGGACGCAAAAGAAGCGATAGCGAAATACAGATCGGTGTCTCCAAACTCAATGGTGGTGTTAGATGAACTCTCCAGACTGAAGCACCAGATCATGCCAGCAGTAGAGCTTGTATCAGTTACAGGTATGTTTCTGTTCCTCCtctaattgttttgtttaaggaACACAATGGAAAATaccatacggatcacctgatggtaagcgatcagcgccgctcatgatatcttctgatttatttcgttgcggggtCGAAGACATCCAAGAAGTTTATCTCTTTCTTTTGAAAAGATGAAACTATCTAATGTCTGTTTGTTTTCCGCCTTAAGTGAGCTGTAGGAGAGTAGCCCTCGGTCTTTAATTAATATCTCCTATTACTTTTTGGTGGTTAAAGTGCCAGACTTGTTCtcctaaaaatattcaaagttctataattattatagaatttGACTCGTTTACGTCAATGGCCATGTGATTAAGAACTCTTTTTGctttttgaaaacaattaatttacctaaaatTACTTAAGTATAATAGGCACCATACCTAACAACTCCGAAGAGGACAAATTCTTtgacaatttaatttagtttttatttatgtatctatttttttttcttataaatatgtaattaagtaTAATGAAATGTTAGTAGTTAAttgtttataagtaattttgacGTGTACGTTGGCAGTGGACGTCACTCGGTTGATTATTATGATGAAAATGAAGTAATTTTAACATAGCAGATTTAGAATTACTGCATACTTTTACCTtgataataaactttaatttaactgTGCAAATTAATATTCTTATAGAAGTGGACCCCAAGGCGGAAGAGGCAGAAAAGCAAAAATTAAACGATGAAGATATACAGGAACCGAAGAAAATGTCgccattgaaaatattatgtaagtataagaagtataattaaaataatgaaggttAGGTACTTAACTAACTAATAGGTTATTGTtcattaaagattttatttcttcttgATGGCAACGGATGTCTATTAATTAAACGGTTTtgcttatattataatgttaatgatTGCGTAATGTTACGtgtgacatattttttaatttggcaTATAAGATAACTTAACAAtactgtacttaaataaaaacgaatcaaagtttagtggtagtaaatacgtcatttctacgtataaaacgtatctaaaagtgacgtcacgcaatatttaaaatcaaaatatatcttcgactaatttgtttcattaaaaaatttaaatacatgtctaatatttttaaattgtttataattaaaataaaaattagttaccTACTTAGTAAAAAATGTATATCGACCTCATGTGCAGACCCCAAAACTACCTTGGAAATGGCGCGGAGAAAAAAATCCTTTagtattatagtttttaattgtgtaatttttgtaatataaaataacaatttaatatttctagTTGTGGCAGCAGCATCCAGACGTGCCTTCATGGTGGTGACCATTGCGATCACACTGCAGGTAATCCTTGTTTTTAATGATACATatctttgttattaataaaatataacgaaaATACCCATAGAGAatcaaacatttttcatttctCTTTCAATAGTTAAatgtacaattatatttttttgtaacacaTTGCCCTGCAATGgtactttctcctgtgtcgtggatacatttacatacatataacacccagtctcgaaacaacaatttgtggatcacacaaagtgcaTGGCAGCCcggcccagccaccgcgctaaacGTGCAGTCTGTACGAGACTTCTACTAACTATCACAATAACCTTGCAGGTCTTCATGGGGATAGTCCCAGTGCAGGTGTACGCGAAGACAGTGTTCACTCAAACCGACCCGACCAAGTCAGATCTGTACACCGTGCTGTTTGCCGTCATCCAGTTCTGTGGAGCCATGACTTCTGCTCTTGTCGCTGATAAGGCTGGGAGACGGGTAagataatatgaatattttaatgtacttaTTGATCCCTTGTAAGTGAGTGATTGTGTTGACTCAGTAATTGCTAAGGACGAGAAAATGTTACAGTTGAagattacagtttaaaaaatattgagaatATTTCTAGAGAGCAAATGGTTTGTGAAGGTTTGGTTTTTTTAAGGAGtaaaaatcacccaatgacttctcccgttagccttgggtgaggcgagagggactgtcagacttttactgactaaataataagtttgaaatcgctaacccacATTGaccaagcatggtgattaaaacttttctgtgtgagaagaggcctttggtcagcagtggtcacttataggctgttgatgtaggGTGATAAACAAGGCTGACGACTCTCCTGgtagtaagcaatcggtgcATCGACAATGTCAACACTAAAAGAATTATAAGTTCTTAGCTGGCCTATTCGACGTATGTCTCTTCCatgtaaaaaatacatagttttcgactagtttcaagccatgctagaggctcatattcatgagcagacATTTCACGACATGGgtcgcggcgattgtcgcgctgctacaagAGCCAtaagcttgaaactagtcgagtttctcgtcaaacagttacgtgagtagaccgttagcataataattaaatattttttcttcccAGGTCctaataatatcatcatcaatCCTAGTCAGTCTATGCATGGCTGGTCTGGGCTTCCTCTTGCAAACGAAGACGGCGCCTGCATGGGTCACCGTGGTGCTGCTGATGGCATACTGCTTCTCATTCCTGGTGGGAGCTGGTACCATACCCTATGTGTTGTTAGCTGAGGTCTTTGAGTCTGAGGTGAGgattgttttaataatgttatgttgGAAGTTAAAGTAGCTTGCTTACTCATTGAAAAACCATAACTGCTAATAGGTTACTTATGAGCGTTATTggccttaccatcaggtgagatagtagCCAAACTAACTTAGAGATGGGTCGGCACCCATGAAATAAGAAAGCCACCAATAACAAAATAGCAGTTTAATAGTGAACATACCAAACTAAGCGTGTAAGATAAttcgaattattttattttttctctaaaTTTCTTCTGTAGCTcatagtaattttataaagctgagttataaaaacaaaaatgaagaCTTCAAAAATTAATCAGTTATTGTTCTaggcaattaatttaattgaactttTATACGATTATGACAGTTAATCAATAATCACGTTCAAATACAAAATCAACAGAGCTAAGACATAACTTAACAGAGtcatgtcaataaataataatcaatattgTTGATGCCAGTAGCTAGAATATTCATTGTACCCGAAATCCCATTAACAACCTTCTTCTCTTTGTCCCCAGGTCCAAGGCATAGCCTCAATGATAATCATAGAATGGGTGTGGTTCCTCAACTTCTTCATTTTGGGCGTGTTCCCATACATGACCAGCATATTTGGCATCTACGGCTGTTTCTACGTCTTCGGCGCAGTGGGTCTACTTAATGCCGTCCAGTCGTTCATCTTAGTACCAGAAACTAAAGGACTATCTAATGCTCAGATCCAGGATTTGTTTAGAGCGAGAAAGAAGAATTAAGCGTTTAGAACAAGTATTAGTGGAGATTTTCTCGTTTTTgagaagttttttttaaggatttatgatttaatttaaccCGCTattggtgacctatatgtctGTGAGACTGCgtagtttaaaaactaagaatattttttacactgTTTATCGAATAACGATGCGATTTCGAGTTCGAGTAGCTGCCTTAATGTACGCCCTTTACCCTTAGTTCACCCCGTAACAGCGACAGAGGCGTCCTATTTATGTCATTTTATgtcctttattttcttttttatacttatgtcctttctatgtcaataacttattttatattctttataatTCAACATAGCtcacaaatattaaaaacaaatatatggAGCAAAAAACCACGGTGCAGGAGACCAGAGCCACCGACTATATAAGACAAATACACATCACCAGTGGCGggttaagtttgtttttatctaTGAACAAAGCAAAggatttgttttaatgtatcaGTTTTATGGTACCATTATATAATATTacgattaaaaaataagtaaaagaaaatattgtcttGAAAAGATTATTAGTTCATTGTATGTGTATCTGTGAATGATGAGATTCAAATAGTAGATGTTATCACTATTCTTTTACACGGATATTTAGACGCTACGACTTACTCACGTTTGAGGAGGTTACTTGACCAATTTCAGAGGTCTTACTTAGTtggttttacatttaacgagatcgaaacgagagcgtgtttggcgcgggttccctctatctggcagaattttaatgctccgaaatttgtttggcataacacacctggcagaatcttctttaaacgaatatacatatggcataaaaattgtttaatataattattgttttgccgaatgtttatatgtccgaatttacaaaggcatacttttaagatggtagaattttatttggcataattacgtttggcaaagcttaattttgcataattttgtttcacataacgtttatttagagcgacgattgtttggcataatttcacttggcatattaagaagatggtagaataaaagttagtaaagtgacagaaccgaatcgctgcaaaaccgactgcacgtagtcttgtctgccctacccctagagtgcaatttaaaatcgcgtaggcgcggaggggcgaggcggcccggccggccaacaagccgaagctgcggtggtgagcgaaagccg is a window from the Spodoptera frugiperda isolate SF20-4 chromosome 10, AGI-APGP_CSIRO_Sfru_2.0, whole genome shotgun sequence genome containing:
- the LOC118277655 gene encoding probable metabolite transport protein CsbC, whose amino-acid sequence is MSKGRLRQVHAAFAGGFGSLVMGALNVWPSYTSELYSSNTTTPLSAPMTKGEEAMLGSLPSLGAMVGTAVAGTLINALGRRNGGVILSLPFVLSWAVVSVTSSINLILAARFFAGVAGGGFLVLAPIFTSEVAEDSIRGSLASASIYLYCMGTLMSYLVGWFLTYRTIIWLQLILSIVCTVLILLVVESPVYLLKKNREEDAKEAIAKYRSVSPNSMVVLDELSRLKHQIMPAVELVSVTEVDPKAEEAEKQKLNDEDIQEPKKMSPLKILFVAAASRRAFMVVTIAITLQVFMGIVPVQVYAKTVFTQTDPTKSDLYTVLFAVIQFCGAMTSALVADKAGRRVLIISSSILVSLCMAGLGFLLQTKTAPAWVTVVLLMAYCFSFLVGAGTIPYVLLAEVFESEVQGIASMIIIEWVWFLNFFILGVFPYMTSIFGIYGCFYVFGAVGLLNAVQSFILVPETKGLSNAQIQDLFRARKKN